From Levilactobacillus zymae, a single genomic window includes:
- a CDS encoding CidA/LrgA family protein: MPTQPQSPVATPAEKPAAPILIQMGIFAAILLVSSLISALFPPELPVPTPVVGLVILYLLLATHVVKLHQVEKLGDFLISLIAFLFVPSGIQVAANLDILRTQGVQIFIVMFLATIILLVCVAYTTKLMIWIRQHVFHGDVTVVADPDGEDS; the protein is encoded by the coding sequence ATGCCTACTCAGCCTCAATCGCCAGTAGCCACCCCCGCAGAAAAACCGGCCGCCCCCATCCTCATCCAGATGGGGATCTTTGCGGCAATTCTTCTTGTCTCTAGTCTCATCTCGGCCCTGTTTCCACCCGAGCTCCCGGTCCCCACGCCGGTAGTTGGGCTGGTCATCCTCTACCTATTATTAGCAACTCACGTGGTGAAACTCCATCAAGTTGAAAAGCTGGGGGATTTCCTGATTAGTTTAATTGCCTTTCTGTTCGTCCCCTCCGGTATCCAGGTGGCGGCAAACCTAGATATTCTGCGAACGCAAGGGGTTCAAATCTTTATCGTCATGTTCTTAGCCACCATCATTCTCTTAGTGTGCGTGGCGTATACGACAAAACTGATGATTTGGATCCGCCAACACGTCTTCCACGGGGACGTGACCGTGGTGGCCGATCCCGACGGTGAAGACTCATGA
- the tsaD gene encoding tRNA (adenosine(37)-N6)-threonylcarbamoyltransferase complex transferase subunit TsaD: MSPTDKRNLILAFESSCDETSVAVIEDGHKILSNIVATQIKSHQRFGGVVPEVASRHHIEEVTLCIKDALQEAGVTYADLDAVAVTYGPGLVGALLIGVTAAKTVAFAHNLPLIPVNHMAGHIYAARYVEPIEFPAMALLVSGGHTELVYMPAENQFEIIGETRDDAAGEAYDKVGRVMGVNYPAGKTVDEWAHQGHDTFHFPRAMEKDDNFDFSFSGLKSAFINTTHHADQIGETLDKHDLAASFQQAVVDVLAEKTLRALRDYPVHQLILAGGVAANRGLRERLDHDLATVNGTHLVKAPLKLCGDNAAMIGAFANVAYRHGVFADATLNADPSLEFDWVADAAK; encoded by the coding sequence GTGAGTCCAACGGATAAGCGAAATTTAATTCTAGCGTTTGAATCAAGTTGTGATGAAACCAGTGTGGCCGTGATCGAAGACGGTCACAAGATCTTGTCCAACATTGTGGCGACTCAAATCAAGAGTCACCAACGATTTGGCGGGGTGGTTCCCGAAGTGGCTAGTCGGCATCACATCGAAGAGGTCACCTTGTGCATCAAGGATGCGCTGCAGGAAGCGGGCGTCACTTACGCCGACCTCGATGCCGTGGCCGTCACGTACGGACCCGGCCTGGTGGGCGCGTTGCTCATTGGGGTGACCGCCGCTAAAACGGTAGCCTTTGCGCATAATTTACCGTTGATTCCGGTTAACCACATGGCTGGCCATATCTATGCGGCCCGCTACGTGGAACCCATCGAGTTTCCGGCCATGGCGTTGTTGGTTTCCGGAGGGCATACGGAACTAGTTTACATGCCCGCCGAAAACCAATTCGAAATCATCGGGGAGACCCGTGATGACGCGGCTGGTGAAGCCTATGACAAGGTCGGTCGGGTGATGGGGGTCAACTATCCGGCGGGAAAGACGGTCGACGAATGGGCTCACCAGGGGCACGACACCTTCCACTTCCCGCGGGCGATGGAGAAGGACGATAACTTCGACTTTAGCTTTAGTGGGTTGAAGAGTGCCTTCATCAATACCACCCACCACGCCGACCAGATTGGTGAAACGCTTGATAAGCACGACTTGGCGGCGAGCTTCCAGCAGGCCGTAGTTGACGTGCTAGCCGAAAAAACTTTGCGGGCTTTACGGGACTATCCGGTTCACCAGCTGATCTTAGCCGGTGGGGTGGCCGCTAATCGGGGCCTGCGAGAACGGTTGGACCACGACCTGGCAACCGTTAACGGAACCCACTTGGTCAAAGCACCGTTGAAGTTATGTGGCGATAACGCCGCGATGATCGGTGCCTTTGCCAATGTGGCGTACCGGCACGGGGTCTTCGCGGACGCGACGTTAAATGCCGATCCGAGTCTGGAATTTGACTGGGTCGCGGACGCGGCGAAGTAA
- the lrgB gene encoding antiholin-like protein LrgB has product MMALAATPQMASWGKWLGDALGTNATGANAGNALFGIFLSLVVFLIGQWLFKISKGFFLFQPLFVGMVLGILVLAILARFFGTDTETFYRSAYLPGGNIIFWFLNPATIAFAIPLYRRNDVVKRFWPEIILSLVIGTSIALVLIYYVARAVGMSESGIASMLPQAATTAIAMPISAAIGGNPAITAMVCILNSVVIYALGDWLIKTFRISQDPIGAGLGLGTAGHTVGSAKALQLGSIQGSMAAIAVVIISVVVDVVVPIFAMIVGLK; this is encoded by the coding sequence ATGATGGCCCTAGCCGCAACACCGCAGATGGCCAGTTGGGGCAAGTGGTTGGGAGATGCGCTGGGCACCAACGCCACCGGTGCCAACGCCGGTAACGCACTGTTCGGCATATTTCTGTCCCTAGTCGTATTCCTAATTGGCCAGTGGCTGTTCAAGATTAGTAAGGGGTTCTTCCTCTTTCAGCCCCTCTTCGTGGGGATGGTCCTGGGAATCTTGGTGTTAGCCATTCTGGCCCGCTTTTTCGGCACCGACACGGAAACCTTTTACCGGTCCGCTTACTTACCTGGGGGAAACATCATCTTCTGGTTCCTAAATCCCGCCACCATCGCCTTTGCCATCCCCTTATATCGCCGTAACGACGTGGTCAAACGCTTCTGGCCGGAGATCATCCTTTCATTAGTGATTGGGACCAGCATCGCCTTGGTGCTGATCTACTACGTTGCTCGCGCCGTGGGGATGAGCGAAAGCGGTATCGCCTCTATGTTGCCACAGGCTGCCACGACCGCGATTGCCATGCCAATCTCCGCGGCTATCGGGGGCAACCCCGCAATTACCGCCATGGTCTGCATCCTTAACTCCGTGGTGATTTACGCGTTAGGTGACTGGCTGATTAAGACGTTTCGGATCAGTCAGGACCCAATTGGCGCCGGACTAGGGCTAGGGACCGCTGGCCACACGGTTGGGTCCGCTAAGGCCCTTCAATTGGGCTCCATTCAAGGCTCCATGGCCGCCATCGCCGTGGTGATCATCTCGGTGGTCGTTGACGTGGTGGTTCCCATCTTCGCAATGATTGTCGGTCTCAAATAA
- a CDS encoding TetR/AcrR family transcriptional regulator, translating into MRSDARANREKILTTATALFAQRGVANVGMKELAQAAHIGVGTLYRNYPNKGALCMALIRDSMERYVAQETAYLDTTTDDPQTQLVTILQGYLDIRVTHEDAFTIIESDTTPLEFTQLLQTPIYHDRIALLIRVLHRTQPASSPAYLQFEADMIAAMLRSRVFAFERHQRHLSSQAILDYILKLLKPEP; encoded by the coding sequence ATGCGAAGCGATGCTCGCGCCAACCGCGAAAAGATTTTAACCACCGCCACCGCTTTATTTGCCCAACGGGGGGTGGCCAACGTCGGGATGAAGGAACTCGCCCAAGCCGCCCACATCGGTGTCGGCACCCTCTACCGTAATTATCCCAATAAGGGCGCGCTCTGTATGGCCCTGATCCGCGATAGCATGGAACGCTACGTGGCGCAAGAGACCGCCTATCTTGACACCACCACCGATGACCCCCAGACCCAGCTAGTGACAATCCTGCAAGGGTACCTGGACATCCGCGTGACGCACGAGGATGCCTTCACAATTATCGAGAGTGACACCACGCCGTTAGAATTTACGCAACTCTTACAAACACCCATCTACCATGACCGGATTGCCTTACTGATTCGCGTCCTGCACCGCACCCAGCCCGCTAGTTCCCCCGCCTACTTGCAATTTGAAGCCGATATGATTGCCGCAATGCTGCGCAGTCGGGTCTTTGCTTTCGAACGTCACCAACGCCACCTCTCGAGCCAGGCGATTCTCGATTACATTTTAAAACTCCTCAAACCAGAGCCTTAA
- a CDS encoding APC family permease: MWHYLKRVLIGKPLKTMDEGGQALTKFKALALLSSDALSSVAYGTEQITTVLITLSAAALMYQLWIAALVLVLLFAITLSYQQIIHAYPSGGGAYAVASTNWGQSAGLVAGGSLLVDYMLTVAVSTTSGTEAITSAIPALYPYSVLISVLIVIGIMLLNLRGMRESAAFLTVPVYFFILMILVMVGVGFYNIVTGHVTYHAAAAIGAPVQGMTLLLFLRAFSSGSSSLTGVEAISNAVPNFKQPKRHNAAATLAMMAIILAIFFSGITYLSYYMGIRPQSNQTVLSQIAGGVFGHGVLYYLLQLSTALILAVAANTGFSAFPILAYNLAKDKFLPHAYLDRGDRLGYSNGIISLAIGAIILILIFHGQTTLLIPLYAIGVFVPFTLSQSGMIIHWFRTREGWWLGKAAINLLGALISVVLVGILLFLRFGNVWPYLIIMPLLLMMFYRIHQHYLNVARQLRVAAKAKAEIHHYDGATVIVLVSNITRVTSGAINYARSIGDYVIAMHVSFDENPKKEHKTALEFKEEFPDIRFVDIHSSYRSIATPTLRFCDVIAKRATERNFTTTVLVPQFVPRHPWQNVLHNQTALRLRAVLNSRENIIISTYNYHLKE, encoded by the coding sequence ATGTGGCATTATTTAAAGCGGGTTTTGATTGGAAAACCCCTCAAGACCATGGACGAAGGCGGTCAGGCGCTCACTAAGTTTAAAGCCTTAGCGTTGCTATCCTCTGATGCCTTATCCTCCGTGGCTTATGGTACTGAGCAAATTACCACAGTCCTAATTACTTTATCCGCTGCAGCCTTGATGTATCAGTTATGGATTGCTGCGTTGGTTTTAGTTCTGTTATTTGCGATCACGCTTTCTTACCAGCAAATTATTCATGCTTACCCGTCCGGTGGAGGGGCCTATGCGGTCGCTAGCACCAATTGGGGGCAATCGGCTGGTTTGGTCGCTGGTGGTTCGCTACTGGTTGATTACATGTTAACGGTGGCCGTATCAACCACTTCCGGGACCGAGGCGATTACGTCGGCGATCCCTGCGTTATATCCGTATTCAGTTTTAATCTCAGTGTTAATTGTTATTGGGATTATGCTGTTGAACTTGCGGGGGATGCGGGAATCGGCGGCCTTTCTGACCGTGCCGGTCTACTTCTTCATCCTCATGATTCTGGTGATGGTCGGTGTTGGGTTTTACAACATCGTAACGGGTCACGTGACTTACCACGCTGCGGCAGCGATTGGCGCACCGGTGCAGGGGATGACACTCCTACTGTTCTTAAGAGCTTTCTCCTCCGGGTCATCGTCCTTAACCGGGGTGGAAGCCATCAGTAACGCGGTGCCGAACTTTAAGCAGCCTAAGCGGCACAATGCCGCGGCGACGCTAGCCATGATGGCCATCATTTTAGCCATCTTCTTCTCGGGGATCACTTACCTGAGTTACTACATGGGCATTCGGCCCCAGTCTAATCAGACGGTGCTGTCCCAGATTGCCGGTGGTGTTTTCGGCCACGGCGTGTTGTATTACCTGTTACAACTCTCAACGGCTTTAATTTTAGCGGTGGCTGCCAACACGGGGTTCTCGGCGTTTCCAATCTTGGCCTACAATTTGGCCAAGGATAAGTTCTTACCACACGCGTATCTCGACCGAGGGGATCGCTTGGGGTATTCTAACGGGATTATTTCGTTAGCCATTGGGGCGATTATCCTGATTCTGATTTTCCACGGGCAAACCACGCTCCTGATTCCGCTATACGCGATTGGGGTGTTCGTACCCTTTACCTTATCCCAATCCGGGATGATCATTCACTGGTTCCGGACGCGGGAAGGCTGGTGGTTGGGGAAAGCCGCCATTAACCTTCTGGGGGCCTTAATCTCAGTGGTCCTCGTGGGCATTTTACTGTTCCTGCGGTTCGGTAACGTTTGGCCGTACCTGATTATCATGCCGTTATTGTTGATGATGTTCTACCGGATTCACCAACACTACCTGAACGTTGCGCGGCAGTTGCGGGTGGCGGCGAAAGCCAAGGCCGAGATTCACCATTATGATGGGGCGACCGTCATCGTGCTGGTCAGCAACATTACCCGGGTGACCAGTGGGGCCATCAATTATGCGCGGTCCATTGGGGACTACGTCATTGCCATGCACGTGTCGTTTGACGAGAACCCGAAGAAGGAACACAAGACAGCCTTAGAATTTAAGGAAGAGTTCCCGGATATCCGGTTCGTTGATATTCATTCGTCGTACCGGTCCATCGCCACGCCAACGTTGCGGTTTTGTGATGTGATTGCTAAGCGGGCGACGGAACGAAACTTTACGACCACGGTGTTGGTTCCACAGTTCGTTCCACGCCATCCTTGGCAAAACGTCTTGCATAACCAGACGGCGTTGCGCTTGCGGGCGGTGCTGAATTCACGAGAAAATATCATTATTTCGACGTATAACTACCATCTAAAAGAATAG
- a CDS encoding redox-sensing transcriptional repressor Rex, with translation MTEQKIPRATAKRLPIYYRYLNILLDADKTRVSSTELSEAVKVDSATIRRDFSYFGALGKRGYGYDVESLIKFFRKILNQDRLTNVALIGVGNMGHALLNFNFHQDSNVRISAAFDINEDIANTIQSGVPIYPMTDLRTQLEEQQIQVAILTVPSDVAQEVTNEAVAGGIKGILNFTPLRITVPKGVRVQNVDLTNELQTLIYFLEHYNHKD, from the coding sequence TTGACAGAACAAAAAATTCCACGCGCGACGGCGAAACGATTGCCGATTTATTATCGCTACTTAAACATCCTACTAGATGCCGATAAAACGCGGGTCTCTTCGACGGAGCTTTCTGAAGCCGTAAAGGTCGACTCGGCCACCATTCGGCGGGACTTTTCCTACTTCGGCGCCCTAGGAAAGCGGGGTTACGGCTACGACGTTGAAAGCCTGATTAAGTTCTTCCGCAAGATTTTAAATCAGGACCGGCTGACCAACGTGGCGTTGATCGGGGTCGGAAATATGGGTCACGCGTTGTTGAACTTTAACTTTCACCAAGATAGCAACGTACGGATTAGTGCGGCGTTCGATATTAACGAGGATATTGCGAACACGATCCAAAGCGGGGTTCCAATTTATCCGATGACGGATTTACGGACGCAACTGGAAGAGCAACAAATCCAAGTGGCCATCTTGACGGTCCCATCGGACGTGGCCCAAGAGGTCACAAACGAAGCGGTCGCGGGGGGCATCAAGGGAATCTTGAACTTCACGCCGCTACGCATCACGGTACCTAAGGGCGTGCGGGTCCAAAACGTGGATCTGACCAACGAATTACAAACCTTGATTTACTTCTTGGAACATTACAATCACAAAGATTAA
- the groL gene encoding chaperonin GroEL (60 kDa chaperone family; promotes refolding of misfolded polypeptides especially under stressful conditions; forms two stacked rings of heptamers to form a barrel-shaped 14mer; ends can be capped by GroES; misfolded proteins enter the barrel where they are refolded when GroES binds) encodes MAKELKFSEDARSAMLAGVDKLADTVKTTLGPKGRNVVLEQSYGNPTITNDGVTIAKSIELEDHFENMGAKLVSEVASKTNDIAGDGTTTATVLTQAIVNEGMKNVTAGANPVGIRRGIEKATAAAVDGLHKMSHDVKTKDDIAQIASISSASKETGSLIADAMEKVGNDGVITIEESRGVDTSLDVVEGMQFDRGYMSQYMVTDNDKMEANLDNPYILITDKKIANIQDILPLLQSVVEQSRSLLIIADDITGEALPTLVLNKMRGTFNVVAVKAPGFGDRRKAQLQDIAVLTGGTVITDDLGLNLKDTTIDQLGQAQKVNVTKDNTTIVEGSGTKDQIAARVEEIKGQIADTTSDFDRDKLKERLAKLAGGVAVVRVGAATETELKERKYRIEDALNATRAAVEEGFVAGGGTALINVIKDVAAVKAEGDEQTGVNIVLRALEEPVRQIATNAGVEGSVVVEHLKGEKPGVGYNAADDKYEDMVAAGITDPTKVTRSALQNAASVSALLLTTEAVVAEKPEKNPAPAAPAAQPGMGGMM; translated from the coding sequence ATGGCTAAAGAATTGAAGTTTTCTGAAGATGCACGTAGCGCAATGTTAGCCGGTGTTGACAAGTTAGCCGACACGGTGAAGACCACCTTAGGACCTAAGGGACGTAACGTTGTTTTGGAACAAAGTTACGGTAACCCAACCATCACGAACGATGGGGTGACGATTGCGAAGTCGATCGAATTAGAAGACCACTTTGAAAACATGGGCGCTAAGCTGGTTTCCGAAGTTGCTTCCAAGACCAACGACATCGCTGGTGATGGGACCACGACCGCAACGGTTCTGACCCAAGCCATCGTGAACGAAGGAATGAAGAACGTCACTGCCGGTGCTAACCCAGTTGGTATCCGTCGGGGGATTGAGAAGGCGACGGCTGCCGCAGTTGATGGGTTACACAAGATGTCCCATGACGTGAAGACCAAGGACGATATCGCCCAAATCGCTTCTATTTCTTCTGCTAGCAAAGAAACGGGTTCGCTGATTGCGGATGCCATGGAAAAGGTTGGTAACGACGGGGTCATCACCATTGAAGAATCCCGTGGGGTGGACACCAGCTTGGACGTGGTTGAAGGAATGCAATTCGACCGTGGCTACATGTCACAATACATGGTCACCGACAACGACAAGATGGAAGCTAACTTGGACAACCCATACATCTTGATTACCGACAAGAAGATTGCCAACATTCAAGATATCTTACCATTATTACAATCCGTGGTTGAACAAAGTCGTTCCCTGTTGATCATTGCCGATGACATTACCGGTGAAGCTTTACCAACCTTGGTTCTGAACAAGATGCGGGGAACCTTCAACGTGGTTGCCGTTAAGGCCCCAGGCTTTGGTGACCGGCGGAAGGCTCAACTTCAAGACATCGCCGTTCTGACTGGCGGGACTGTCATTACCGATGACTTAGGTCTGAACTTGAAGGACACGACCATCGATCAATTAGGTCAAGCCCAAAAGGTCAACGTTACCAAGGACAACACCACCATCGTGGAAGGTTCTGGTACCAAGGACCAAATCGCTGCTCGGGTTGAAGAAATCAAGGGTCAAATCGCTGACACGACTTCTGACTTCGACCGTGACAAGCTGAAGGAACGTTTGGCTAAGTTGGCCGGCGGTGTTGCTGTGGTTCGGGTCGGTGCTGCTACCGAAACCGAATTGAAGGAACGTAAGTACCGGATTGAAGATGCCTTGAACGCGACCCGTGCCGCCGTTGAAGAAGGCTTCGTTGCCGGTGGTGGGACTGCTTTGATCAACGTGATCAAGGATGTTGCTGCCGTGAAGGCTGAAGGCGACGAACAGACCGGGGTTAACATCGTGCTGCGCGCGTTGGAAGAACCCGTTCGTCAAATCGCCACGAACGCCGGGGTCGAAGGCTCCGTTGTGGTTGAACACTTGAAGGGTGAAAAGCCAGGTGTTGGTTACAACGCTGCCGATGACAAGTACGAAGACATGGTTGCTGCCGGGATTACCGACCCAACCAAGGTTACCCGTTCTGCTCTGCAAAACGCGGCCTCCGTTTCCGCCTTGTTGTTGACCACTGAAGCCGTTGTCGCTGAAAAGCCAGAAAAGAACCCAGCACCAGCTGCCCCAGCCGCACAACCCGGCATGGGCGGTATGATGTAA
- the rimI gene encoding ribosomal protein S18-alanine N-acetyltransferase: MLKKFKIWYKNVFGSRREIVREEALGVKNHQVEINGVTYFVAKALFTDIPEMIEIERAVYAGKAPWDSTAFANELRRDKDRLYLVIRKNDRLLAFIGSTFDERTRDAHITNIAVLPDYQNRGLGRFLLNIMIKKAQRLNYKTVSLGVRVSNQQAQHLYQDLSFQQTGIKRGYYFGDHEDAADMVLNLETAKVSDTQNAQEAQAHN, from the coding sequence ATGTTGAAAAAATTTAAAATTTGGTATAAAAACGTTTTTGGTAGTCGGCGGGAAATCGTACGGGAAGAAGCCCTGGGCGTCAAAAATCATCAGGTTGAGATTAACGGAGTCACGTATTTTGTGGCGAAGGCCCTGTTTACCGACATTCCAGAGATGATTGAAATTGAACGGGCCGTTTACGCCGGTAAGGCCCCCTGGGATTCGACGGCCTTTGCGAATGAATTGCGACGAGACAAGGACCGCTTGTATCTGGTTATTCGGAAGAACGACCGGTTACTAGCGTTTATTGGGAGTACTTTTGATGAACGGACCAGAGACGCCCACATCACCAACATTGCGGTGCTACCGGATTATCAAAACCGGGGATTGGGACGCTTTCTGCTCAATATCATGATTAAAAAGGCGCAACGTCTCAATTACAAGACCGTTAGTCTGGGAGTGCGGGTCTCGAATCAGCAGGCCCAACACCTGTATCAGGATCTGAGCTTTCAACAAACGGGGATCAAGCGGGGGTATTACTTCGGTGATCACGAAGATGCAGCGGATATGGTCTTAAACTTGGAAACGGCTAAAGTCTCGGACACCCAAAACGCACAGGAAGCACAAGCTCATAACTAG
- the groES gene encoding co-chaperone GroES, with translation MLKPLGDRVILDQPQEQEETVGGIVLASNAQEKPQTANVVAVGDGRVLDNGEKVAPSVKVGDKVLFDKYSGTEVKYQDKTYLVLHEKDLVAIID, from the coding sequence GTGTTAAAACCATTAGGAGACCGCGTCATTTTAGACCAACCACAAGAACAAGAAGAAACGGTTGGCGGCATTGTGTTAGCAAGTAATGCCCAGGAAAAGCCTCAAACGGCCAACGTCGTTGCAGTCGGTGACGGCCGGGTGTTGGACAATGGCGAAAAGGTTGCGCCAAGCGTCAAGGTTGGCGACAAGGTTTTGTTTGACAAGTATTCCGGTACTGAAGTGAAGTACCAAGACAAGACTTACCTTGTTTTACACGAAAAGGACTTAGTTGCGATTATCGACTAA
- a CDS encoding ABC-F family ATP-binding cassette domain-containing protein, whose protein sequence is MILLQVQQVTRRFGATVLFHDVNLDVAEHGRVALVGRNGAGKSTLIKMIAGETTPDEGQITRKRGLTVGYQAQNAGLNSDKSVWDEMLTVFAKQRAMERKIHDLEAQMSDPSVIADTEQFDQITKTYDQLQQDFSDQNGYGYQAEIRGVLHGFEFGEEFYDKPISELSGGQRTQLALAKRLLEKPDLLILDEPTNHLDVETLTWLEGYLQGYPGALLVVSHDRYFLDHVATEVYDMARGSLHHYPGNYSHFIDEKAQRLQQEWKEYDKQQTEISKLEDFVNRNIVRASTTKRAQARRKQLEKMDRLDKPEGDEKVARFTFRPHRQSGNVVLDVVNAAVGYDGQTLCSPINLDIKKHQAIAIVGPNGVGKSTLLKTILGKIPALKGQIIFGTGVDTGYYDQDQANLHDKKTVLHELWDDHPTTPEGDIRSILGSFLFTGADVDKTVHSLSGGEKARLLLTKLALRHDNFLMLDEPTNHLDIDSREVLETALNEFDGTILFVSHDRYFINQVANQVIELSPDGTTRYLGNYDYYVDKKAEQDAYAAKEAAEAEAAHPTVAAPKQTQVDYQQQKEHQKVKRKLSRQVDALEAQMAKLEAQKADIEKTMSQPDYFNDVEKLGDLQQQLDATNQELNTVEDDWTNKSLELEDFTD, encoded by the coding sequence GTGATTCTCTTACAAGTCCAACAAGTGACCCGGCGTTTCGGGGCCACCGTCCTCTTCCACGATGTCAATCTCGACGTCGCCGAACACGGACGGGTCGCCTTAGTCGGGCGCAACGGGGCTGGTAAATCCACCCTGATTAAAATGATTGCCGGGGAAACCACCCCCGACGAAGGTCAAATTACCCGTAAACGGGGCCTGACCGTGGGGTATCAAGCCCAAAATGCGGGACTAAATTCCGATAAATCGGTCTGGGACGAAATGCTCACCGTCTTTGCCAAGCAGCGCGCCATGGAACGCAAGATTCACGACCTGGAAGCCCAAATGAGTGATCCCAGCGTGATTGCCGACACCGAACAGTTCGACCAGATCACCAAAACCTACGATCAACTCCAACAGGACTTTAGTGATCAGAACGGCTACGGTTATCAAGCCGAAATTCGCGGCGTGTTGCACGGATTTGAATTTGGCGAGGAATTCTACGATAAACCCATCAGCGAACTCTCCGGGGGCCAACGCACGCAACTGGCCTTGGCCAAACGCCTGCTGGAAAAACCCGATCTCCTCATCCTGGACGAACCCACCAACCACTTAGACGTCGAGACGCTGACCTGGCTAGAAGGTTACCTCCAAGGCTATCCGGGAGCCTTGCTCGTGGTTTCCCATGACCGTTACTTTCTGGACCACGTGGCCACCGAAGTCTACGATATGGCCCGTGGCAGTCTCCATCATTACCCGGGAAATTATTCGCACTTCATCGACGAAAAGGCCCAACGACTCCAACAGGAATGGAAGGAATACGACAAGCAGCAGACCGAAATCTCGAAACTTGAAGACTTTGTCAACCGCAACATTGTCCGTGCTTCCACTACTAAACGGGCCCAAGCGCGGCGCAAACAATTGGAGAAAATGGACCGGCTGGATAAACCCGAAGGGGACGAGAAGGTTGCCCGCTTCACCTTTCGGCCCCACCGTCAAAGCGGCAACGTGGTCCTCGACGTGGTCAACGCCGCGGTCGGGTACGACGGCCAGACCTTGTGCTCGCCCATCAACCTCGACATCAAGAAACACCAGGCCATCGCCATCGTGGGGCCTAACGGGGTGGGCAAATCCACCCTACTCAAAACGATTCTCGGGAAGATTCCGGCACTCAAGGGCCAGATCATCTTCGGTACCGGCGTGGACACCGGTTACTACGACCAGGACCAGGCCAACTTGCACGACAAGAAGACCGTTTTGCACGAGCTTTGGGACGACCACCCCACGACACCCGAGGGCGATATCCGCTCGATCCTGGGTAGCTTCCTGTTTACCGGCGCCGACGTCGACAAGACCGTTCACAGCCTAAGTGGGGGCGAAAAAGCTCGGTTACTTTTGACTAAGCTGGCCCTGCGTCACGACAACTTCTTGATGCTCGACGAACCCACCAACCACTTGGACATCGACAGCCGCGAGGTTTTGGAAACGGCTTTAAACGAATTTGACGGCACCATCCTGTTCGTCTCTCACGACCGGTACTTCATCAACCAGGTGGCCAACCAGGTCATCGAACTGAGTCCAGACGGGACGACCCGTTACCTGGGGAACTACGACTACTACGTGGACAAAAAGGCCGAGCAGGACGCTTACGCGGCCAAAGAAGCCGCCGAAGCCGAAGCGGCCCACCCCACGGTCGCCGCACCCAAGCAAACGCAGGTCGACTACCAGCAACAAAAAGAACACCAAAAAGTCAAACGCAAGCTATCCCGACAGGTCGACGCCCTCGAAGCACAGATGGCCAAATTGGAAGCCCAAAAGGCCGATATCGAAAAAACCATGAGTCAGCCCGACTACTTTAACGACGTCGAGAAACTGGGAGACCTGCAGCAACAGTTGGACGCCACCAACCAGGAACTCAACACCGTCGAAGACGACTGGACCAATAAAAGCTTAGAACTCGAAGACTTTACCGATTAA